AAAGCGCCACTGCACGTCTGTGGCCCTGCTTATCCCTATTCTTGCAGTGGATATTATCGTCTGCCTTGCGGGGCCGTCCTCGATCCTGATTTCCGAATCCGGACTGGTCATGTCTGCGCCGTTCTGCCTGCGGGTTATGTTCATGGCCTGCGCCAGCCTGCCCGGGCCGGTTGTGAGCAAATAAAAGTTGTCAAGCCCGCGCAGACTCTTCATCGCCTCGATGCCGTCCACCGGCTCGATGCTCCGGATTAGCACCGCGCCTGCCGGCGCGCCGTTTCTTGCAGAGACGTTTACGCAGTGGTGGTTGCCGTACGTGAAATACACGTACGCAATCCCTGCCTCTCCATACATCACCCTGTTCCTCTCGGTCATGCCGCGGCAGGCGTGGCTTGCGGGGTCGTCTGCGTGGCCGTACGCCTCCGTCTCTACTATGACGCCTGACAGCCTGTGGCTGTTCAGGCTGCGCACCAGCACCTTGCCTATCAGGTCCCTTGCGACTTCTGCGGTGGGCCTCTGGTAGAACGACCTTGCAAGGGTCATCATACTCTACATGAAATCCTCCAGCGACTCGCCTCTCCCTTCCGCCCCGTCGATTTCCTTTGCCAGCTTTTTCAGGTCTGCTTCAAGGAGCGAAAGCATGCTCCTGTTGTATATCGCGGCGGCTGGGTGTATTGTCAGAAAGTACTTTTGGCCAGCTTTTTCGATTATCTTGCCCCTGTTTGCGGTTATAGACCCGCCGCCGAGGATGGACGAGTATGCGGTCCGGCCAAGTATGCAGATGATCCGGGGCCTGATGAGGGCGATCTGCCGCTCGAGGTAGGGCGTGCACGCCTGCACCTCGTCGTCTTCAGGCACGCGGTTGTTCGGCGGCCTGCACTTTACCACATTTGTGATAAAAACCTGCGAGCGCGAGATGCCTGCCTTGGCAAGCATCTCGTCAAGAATCTTTCCTGCGGCGCCCACAAACGGCCTGCCTTTCTCGTCCTCGCTCCTCCCTGGAGCCTCGCCCACGAACATCACCTTTGCGGAAAGCTGGCCCTCGCCGGGCACCGCGTTCTTTCTCGTCCTTGCCAGCTTGCATTTCGGGCAGCCCGTGACCTCGCCTGCTACTTTTTCAAGCGAATCCACGACGGGCAGCCTTGATGACGACGATGACATGTCTGTATGTGTATGTACATATCTGCAAGAGGCAGAAGCTTTTATGGGTTATCGCGCCTTTTCTTGTATCCCACGGCAAGCACTATGGCGCCGGCGACTGCTGCAAACAGCGAATAGACGTACGAGTTTGTGATGATAAAGCAGTTGCGCTCAAGTTCGTCAAGGGCGGCCGGCGGGTACGTCGAGCGGTCGACGCCTGCAAGCTGCGAAAGGCACGAATAGCCCTGGAAGTTGAGGAAAAGGGCAAGGCCTCCTCCTACCGCGACAAGGGCGATGCCTGTTATCAGGTACTTGGCCTGCAATTTGCTGCTACCCCTGCTTCTCTTCTTCTTCTCCTTTCTTTTTTCCGTACGTGCCTTCCCTAATCTGCCTGATGACGTCCAGCACGTCGTCTGCGTCCTCTGCCTCGGGGTCGACTTCGAGGTACGCGTTCAGAGCGTCAAGCGCTTCTTCCGTCCTGCCCTTCTTCAGGAGCACGACTCCCTTGTCGCGTATTGCGTCAGGGTTGTACTGGTCAATGGCAAGCACCATCTCGTTTGCGACCTCGTAGCGCTCCATGTCCTGCGCTTCGTAGTAGCTGCTCTTCAGGTTGTTGAGCATCCTGGTCATCACCTGTGCGCTCGTGGCCTTTTCCACGAACGCGTGCGTCATGGCGATGTTCTGGTGCGGGTACGAGCGCTCAAGGAGCGCCTTTAGCGCATAGTCGTCCATTATCCTGCCGCCGTTGAACGGGTCGACGATTATCTCGCCGTTGTCCCCCTCCATCACGTGCTTTGCCAGAAAATGCGCCGGAAAGTTCACGGGGAGCATGGGAAACCCTGCGCCCTGCGCAATGCGCATGTAAAGGATTGAAAGCGTTATCGGGATTCCCACCTTGCGCTCGAGCACTACGTTGAGGTAGCTGTTGAGCGGGTTGTAATAGTCGTCCGTGTTTGGCCTGAACTTCTGGTCGTTGAACAGGTACTCGTTTATCTGCCCGATTATCAGGGTCGGCCTGGTTATGCCCTTGCTTTTCAGCGTGTGCGCAATCTTTGCTCCCATCCCGTCGATGCTGGCCAGAGTCGCGTTCACGTCAAGGTCCGGGTACGCAAGTATCCTTGCAAGGTTGAGCGCGTGTTCGGCAAGTTTTGTAGGATCGTCTCCTGACACCACGTGCCTGACCACGCAGTCTTGCCAGTCCCGTACCGCAGAATCGATATTTAGGCCGGCCACTTGTTCACTACACACACCGCTCGCACACATATATTTATGTTCGAGGACGCGGGCCGTGCGTGGCCCTGATATAAAGAACTGTATCATAAAATTGAAAAACTACGATAAATAGCGAATAAATTAGCTTTTTGATAATTGCTTGCATTTCAAGATAATTCAAAATACTTGCAAGCGTTGGAAAATTTAACTAAATGCTTTTATTCAAACCTCATTGCTCTGACCTCCATGAATGCAGACAGTAAAGCAAAGTCTTTACTTAGTTTCAGGCTCGGCCTGGCAAGTCTGGCTGCAGTTGTAATGGCGCTGGTGGCGGTCGGTTATACCGGCAGCGCCTTTGCATACGCTCCAGATGACCCTGCCGTGCCATATCACTGCTGGCAGACAAACGAGGACGGCACATTTGTGATCCAGACGGGCGAAGACGGCAGCCAGAACCTGGTGCCCTGTGAGATAAACACGGGTGACCACGCGTGGATGCTGACATCTTCGGCGCTCGTGCTCATGATGACTCCTGCGGGCCTCGCAATCTTTTACGGCGGCCTTGCAAGGCAAAAGAACGCGGTAAACACGCTGCACATGGTGTTCATCACCACAGGCGTGATCGGCATACAGTTTGTTCTCTGGGGATACAGCCTTGCATTCGGCCCTGACGCAGGCGGCTATGGCTTTATCGGGACGCTTGACTGGGCAGGCCTGCAGAACGTGCTCCATGACGTTCCATCAAGCCAGTACGCGATCACCATCCCGCACACGACATTCATGGTATTCCAGATGATGTTCGCCATCATCACGCCAGCGCTTATCGTGGCGTCAGTGGCAGAGCGCATGAAGTTCAGCGCGTTCATCATCTTCATAGTGATATGGGCAACATTCGTCTACGACTTTGCCGCCCACTGGACGTGGCAGATAGCGGTACCGGACAACTATGGCATGAACCCTGGCTACTGTGGCTTTGGCTGGACGGGATGCCTTGGCTCGCTTGACTTTGCAGGCGGAACTGTCATCCACATCACGTCAGGCTGGTCCGGCCTTGTCATTGCCCTCATGCTCGGACGCAGGCTGGGCTATGGCAAGGTCCCGATGGAGCCGCACAACATCTCACTTGTGGTGCTCGGTGCAGCCCTGCTCTGGGTAGGCTGGTTCGGCTTTAACGCAGGTTCTGCTGGCGCGGCAGCAACAAACGCCGGCAGCGCGTTCGTAGCAACGCAGATTGCAACAGGCATGGCCGCAGTTACATGGGCGCTCATATCGTGGGCCCACACTGGAAGGCCGTCAACAATCGGCGCGGCATCCGGTGCAGTGGCAGGCCTCGTGGCCATCACGCCGGCATCCGGCTTTGTGTCGCCCATGTCTGCGATAATCATAGGCATAATTGCCTCGATTGTGTGCTACGCGGCAGTCGCGTTCAAGAACAAGCGCAAGTGGGACGATGCCCTTGACACATGGGGCGTGCACGGAGTCGGCGGTCTTGCAGGCGCAATCCTGACTGGCATCTTTGCGGAAAAGAGGTTCACATCGTGGGGAGACAATGGCCTTGCATTTGGCAACCCTGCCCAGCTCTACGAAAACGCGGTCGGCGCGTTTGCCGCACTCGCATGGGCTATGGGCCTGACGGCTGTCATAATCAAGATCATGGACGTGGTCTGGCCCGGTGGAATCCGCGTGACGCCAAAGGAAGAGGAAGTCGGCCTCGACCTTGCGCAGCACGGCGAGAGGGCGTACGTGACAGAATAGGAGGCAACAACCCGGAGGCTTTGTGCCTCCACCCACTTTTTCCTTTTTCCAATCACAACTCTGGTTAACATTCGTTAACAAATCTTATATCCATGCTCGCATGACGCTTGCTTGAGACATATCATGAGTTCTCGCGGCAACTTTACAAAGGGCCAGACGTGGGGGGCCCTGAAAAAGGCATGGAGGGGATACAAGATAGCCAAGGTGCAGGGAGACAGCGCCAAGATGAAAGAGTACGCGACCAAGATACGCACCCTGCAGGGCGAGCTTGGAGTAAAGCAGGCATCGTTTCCGGAACTTGGGATATAGTAGCTATTCGTAGACGGCGACTGCCCTTGTGCCCAGCTTCACAAGCATGGGCCCTACAAAAGTGGTGAGCGCGACTACCATGCCCACTATGGGGAACAGGAACGGGCTTACCACGCCAAGATCCTGGCCAGTCTTGAGCACGATGAACGAAAACTCGCCCAGCTGCGCCATGCTCAGGCCGATGCCTATTGCAAACGTCTTTTCAAAGCCAAACACCCTGACGCCGGCATAGACAGCGCCCATCTTGCCAAGCACCGTGACTGCGGTAATTATTGCAACGGGCACCCAGAAAAGCGAGATCATCGACAAGTCCATTAGCGCGCCAATCGTCACGAAAAATATCGCGGTAAATATCTCCCGGGTGGGAGTAATGAGGTTTGACACCTGCTCTGAAAACCTTGTGCCGGCGATGATGACGCCGGCAAGGAACGCGCCCGTGGCGGCAGAAAAGCCAAGTTCGTGCGAGAGAAACGCAAACCCAAAGGCGGTGCCAAGGGCAAACATGACCGTTACCTCGTAGCGCTCCAGCTTTGCAATTAGCGCAAAGATCTTGGGCATGAGGATGACGCCGGCGGCAATAGTTCCTCCGATGAAGAGCCCTATCTGGCCGATTGTCACAAGGATCTGCACAAAGTCAAACGAGCCGCTGGCCACGCCGGCGTGCATGGCGCTTATCATGAC
The sequence above is drawn from the Nitrososphaera viennensis EN76 genome and encodes:
- a CDS encoding cation:proton antiporter produces the protein MAVGIELVGDLGYLLLLCSGIGALAYIFKQPMILGFLVAGILIGPFGPFKLIQNTEMLNSFTDIAIVLLLFGVGLSFPLRQLRAIGKIGTGIAVIEVLAMLGIGFAVGAGFGWSFYDSMFLAAALSISSTAIIVKVLEDMGKMEATSSILMIGVLVIEDLVAVVMISAMHAGVASGSFDFVQILVTIGQIGLFIGGTIAAGVILMPKIFALIAKLERYEVTVMFALGTAFGFAFLSHELGFSAATGAFLAGVIIAGTRFSEQVSNLITPTREIFTAIFFVTIGALMDLSMISLFWVPVAIITAVTVLGKMGAVYAGVRVFGFEKTFAIGIGLSMAQLGEFSFIVLKTGQDLGVVSPFLFPIVGMVVALTTFVGPMLVKLGTRAVAVYE
- a CDS encoding ammonium transporter, which translates into the protein MALVAVGYTGSAFAYAPDDPAVPYHCWQTNEDGTFVIQTGEDGSQNLVPCEINTGDHAWMLTSSALVLMMTPAGLAIFYGGLARQKNAVNTLHMVFITTGVIGIQFVLWGYSLAFGPDAGGYGFIGTLDWAGLQNVLHDVPSSQYAITIPHTTFMVFQMMFAIITPALIVASVAERMKFSAFIIFIVIWATFVYDFAAHWTWQIAVPDNYGMNPGYCGFGWTGCLGSLDFAGGTVIHITSGWSGLVIALMLGRRLGYGKVPMEPHNISLVVLGAALLWVGWFGFNAGSAGAAATNAGSAFVATQIATGMAAVTWALISWAHTGRPSTIGAASGAVAGLVAITPASGFVSPMSAIIIGIIASIVCYAAVAFKNKRKWDDALDTWGVHGVGGLAGAILTGIFAEKRFTSWGDNGLAFGNPAQLYENAVGAFAALAWAMGLTAVIIKIMDVVWPGGIRVTPKEEEVGLDLAQHGERAYVTE
- a CDS encoding uracil-DNA glycosylase: MSSSSSRLPVVDSLEKVAGEVTGCPKCKLARTRKNAVPGEGQLSAKVMFVGEAPGRSEDEKGRPFVGAAGKILDEMLAKAGISRSQVFITNVVKCRPPNNRVPEDDEVQACTPYLERQIALIRPRIICILGRTAYSSILGGGSITANRGKIIEKAGQKYFLTIHPAAAIYNRSMLSLLEADLKKLAKEIDGAEGRGESLEDFM
- a CDS encoding SirB1 family protein yields the protein MAGLNIDSAVRDWQDCVVRHVVSGDDPTKLAEHALNLARILAYPDLDVNATLASIDGMGAKIAHTLKSKGITRPTLIIGQINEYLFNDQKFRPNTDDYYNPLNSYLNVVLERKVGIPITLSILYMRIAQGAGFPMLPVNFPAHFLAKHVMEGDNGEIIVDPFNGGRIMDDYALKALLERSYPHQNIAMTHAFVEKATSAQVMTRMLNNLKSSYYEAQDMERYEVANEMVLAIDQYNPDAIRDKGVVLLKKGRTEEALDALNAYLEVDPEAEDADDVLDVIRQIREGTYGKKKGEEEEKQG
- a CDS encoding DNA-3-methyladenine glycosylase, with amino-acid sequence MMTLARSFYQRPTAEVARDLIGKVLVRSLNSHRLSGVIVETEAYGHADDPASHACRGMTERNRVMYGEAGIAYVYFTYGNHHCVNVSARNGAPAGAVLIRSIEPVDGIEAMKSLRGLDNFYLLTTGPGRLAQAMNITRRQNGADMTSPDSEIRIEDGPARQTIISTARIGISRATDVQWRFIDPSSAFLSRKRARPASLQVK